Genomic window (Streptomyces sp. TG1A-60):
TGCCGAGGGCGGCGGTGTCCCAGTCGGAGTTCTCCATCTGGCGGGACTCGGCGAGTCCGATGCCCCGCTGGAAGGCGGCCATCAGCCCGGGGTCATGGCCGATGTAGTGCTCGGGGTCCTGACGGGGCATGGGCGCGGGGCCGCCGCGGAGCTGGGGCACTATGTGCTGCTGGGCACGGCGGCGGGGCAGTTGGGTCTTTCCCATCGTGCCGCGCACGGCGCCGCCGACGCGTGGGGTCGGGGGTGCCGAGGCGTTCTCCGCGACGGTGGGCCGGGCGTCGGGGCGGATGCCGGGCACGGCGTCGGCCGGATTGGGCCGCTCGTCGCGGGGGCCGCGCACGGGCAGCGGGGTCGCGCTGCCGCCTCCGCCCGGAGCCTGCCGGCCGCTGCTGTGGGCCGGGCCCTGCTGCCGGGGCACGGAGGCGTGCGCCGGACTCGGGGCGGTCCGCCGGCCGGGCTCGGGACGCGTGGGCTGCGCGGGTGCCGGCCGGCCGGGCCGATCGGTCGCGGGCCCGGCGGCACGGTCGGCGGTCGCCGAGCGGTCGGCCGGGCCGGGTAATGACGCCCGCTGGGAAGCGGCGGGTTGCGCGTGGCGAGGCCCGGCGGCCGGGCGTCGCACCCCGGTGGTCTGCGGCGTCTGCGGCTGGGTCCGCGGGATGTCGCCGGGGGCACCGGGTTCGGTGCCGAGGAGGACCCGGGGGACGACGAACGCGGCCTGGACTCCGCCGTAGATGTTGGCCTGGAGGCGGACCTGGATGCCGTGGCGGCGGGCGAGCTGGGAGACCACGAAGAGGCCGATACGGCCGTCCTGGAGGAGCCTGGCGACGTTCACCTGGTCGGGGTCGGCGAGCAGGGCGTTCATCTTGTTCTGCTCGGTGACGGGCATGCCGAGGCCTCGGTCCTCGACCTCGACGGCGAGCCCGGAGGTGACGAGGTTGGCGCGGAGCAGGACCTGGGTGTGCGGGGCGGAGAACACCGTGGCGTTCTCGACGAGTTCGGCGAGCAGGTGGATGACGTCGGCGACGGCATGGCCGCGCAGGGTGCCGTCGACCGGGGGCACCAGCTTGACCCGGGAGTACTGCTCGACCTCGGCGATCGCGGAACGCAGCACCTCGGTCATGGAGACGGGGTTGCTCCACTGGCGGCGGGAGACGGCGCCGCCGAGCACGGCGAGGTTCTCGGCGTGACGGCGGATGCGGGTGGCGAGGTGGTCGACATGGAAGAGACCCTTGAGGAGATCCGGATCCTCGATCTCGTTCTCCAGCTCGTCGAGGATGGAGATCTCACGCTGCACCAGGGACTGGAGCCGGCGCGCCAGGTTCACGAAGACTTCGAGCTTCTGTTCGTCGCCGGCATGGCTGGAGAGCTGGGATGCCTGGACGACGGCGGTGACGGCGCTGTCGTGGGCGCGGGCCAGGTCGGCGGTGAGCAGTTCGAAGTCGTCGGCGTCCGCGGCGGGCTTGGGGCGCGGCCCGCGTGCGGGCGGCTGGTCGCCGCGCTGGAGCGCGTCGACCAGGGCGCG
Coding sequences:
- a CDS encoding ATP-binding protein; its protein translation is MSHLRAPAARADRREGGRHGRSVTRAVPSLPEIHIRPQLVRLAVLPPTAVALSACAAVLFTFRAGGARPSLTLWAVLAGAAAVALAGIGIAAVAADRTAKSVRERLGALRQVSGKSEEELRALVDALQRGDQPPARGPRPKPAADADDFELLTADLARAHDSAVTAVVQASQLSSHAGDEQKLEVFVNLARRLQSLVQREISILDELENEIEDPDLLKGLFHVDHLATRIRRHAENLAVLGGAVSRRQWSNPVSMTEVLRSAIAEVEQYSRVKLVPPVDGTLRGHAVADVIHLLAELVENATVFSAPHTQVLLRANLVTSGLAVEVEDRGLGMPVTEQNKMNALLADPDQVNVARLLQDGRIGLFVVSQLARRHGIQVRLQANIYGGVQAAFVVPRVLLGTEPGAPGDIPRTQPQTPQTTGVRRPAAGPRHAQPAASQRASLPGPADRSATADRAAGPATDRPGRPAPAQPTRPEPGRRTAPSPAHASVPRQQGPAHSSGRQAPGGGGSATPLPVRGPRDERPNPADAVPGIRPDARPTVAENASAPPTPRVGGAVRGTMGKTQLPRRRAQQHIVPQLRGGPAPMPRQDPEHYIGHDPGLMAAFQRGIGLAESRQMENSDWDTAALGTADAAVLAPPAPDAASRIDAGRPDTGRWDKGHPASTSHGGTGHANAVHANAVHTDAPHKDAAQTPGERTRGVAPIAVPPSSHDAAHDLTSRQDGSTPAG